A window of Thermogemmatispora onikobensis genomic DNA:
CTATCCGTTGCTGCACTGCTACCGGAGAACCGAGCTGGAGCAGGCAGCAGCGGTCATGAGTGATCAGAGCATTCGCTTTCTTCCCGGCGTCGGCCTCTATACGCAAGAGTGGTTTGAACGCTTTGCCGCCTCATTCGTAAAGTGGATAGAAGAACGTGGCACAACGGCCTGGAGCGCTGTAGTGGCTGAGCTACGCCGGCAATGGCCATGCCTGGCAAGCTGTGATGATGCGGCTCTGGAGGCTCTGCTTGAGCAGCTCGAAGGAGTGAGCATTGTGCACAGCTCCATCTTTGAGGCGCAGATCACCTATCGAGATATGGGGAGCGCAATCACGACCGAAGCCAGCAGCACGAGCAGCGAGTCGCCATCGCTCGCTGTTATAACGAGGGAGCGGCCAGTGCGAGAAGGCAAGCCGCGTTCTGGCCCTGGAAGCCGGGGCGAGAAAGAGCGTCGCTCGCGCACCTGCGCCTCCCAAGATGTCGCGCAGCCTGATCTCTGGGCCTGAGCAGGGCACAGCAGCGCCACCATCTCTGTTCTCTGCTTGCTTGGTAGTAAAAACAACACGGGAATTGCTTCTTAAGGATAGAGAATGGACGTCAATGAGCTTCTAGGCGTGACGCTTGGCACATGTACACTAGAGCGGATCATTGGACGTGGCGGCATGGGAGCGGTTTTTCTGGCGCAGCAATCGCGACCTGTACGCACAGTCGCCGTCAAGGTGCTGATTCCTTCCCTCAGCTACGACCCCGAGGAGCAGCGCAATTTCTTAGAGCGCTTTCGTCGCGAAGCTGACACTGTTGCTCGCCTGGAGCATAAAAATATTCTTCCTATCTATGAATACGATGAAGCCCTCGTCGGTAATGAAAGACTGGCTTACCTGGTTATGCCCTACATGCGCGGGGGAACATTGCGCGACCGCATCGATGAGATGAAGCGCGAAGGCCGCCACTTTGACCTGCGCATCATCGTCAGCTACATGAGCCAGCTCGCTGATGCCCTCAACTATGCCCACAACTTTGGCATCGTCCACCGCGATGTCAAACCCGCAAATTTGCTCTTCCACCTGGATGGGCGCTTACTCTTGAGCGACTTTGGCATCGTGCGCCTGGAGACCTTGCCGGCCTTGACCGCTATTGGTGACTTCCTGGGCACCGTTGAGTACGCCTCGCCCGAGCAGGTCAGCACCAGCGAGGTTGATCAGCGCTCCGACATCTATTCAATGGGGGTTGTGCTCTACGAACTCCTGACCGGCGACGTGCCCTTTACCGGTACCACGCCTTTCATCGTCATGAACAAGCATTTGAGCGAACCTGTCCCCTTGCCGAGCAAGAGGCGTCCCGACCTGCCGCCAGCGGTCGAAGAAGTCGTTCTCAAGGCCCTGGCCAAGCGTCCCGAAGATCGCTATCAGAGCGCGCTAGAGCTAGCTGCCGCCCTGCGCAGCGCCGTGCTGGGGGCCTCGCCTGCCCCTGCTTCGGGCGTATTGCGCATCAGCGGCAATGCCGACAATAGCGATCTGACCGTTGCCGAACCGGTGAGGGAGGCGGTGAGCGAGGTTGTTGGAGCAGGACCAAAAGGCCGGGCGGGAGGCCCCTCCCCAGAAGGGCGCACTCCCTGGCAGCAAGGGCCACGTCCCTGGGAATGGCCTTCGCAGCAGCAAGTTCAGGAGCAGCTCACGCCGCCTGTTTCGCCGGATGAAGAGACCGAGCCTGCCCCGATCTTCCACGAGGGGCGGCGTCTCTTCTACTATAGCCTGATCCTCATCGCCCTGGTGGCCCAGTTCCCGATTCTCGCTCTA
This region includes:
- a CDS encoding serine/threonine-protein kinase gives rise to the protein MDVNELLGVTLGTCTLERIIGRGGMGAVFLAQQSRPVRTVAVKVLIPSLSYDPEEQRNFLERFRREADTVARLEHKNILPIYEYDEALVGNERLAYLVMPYMRGGTLRDRIDEMKREGRHFDLRIIVSYMSQLADALNYAHNFGIVHRDVKPANLLFHLDGRLLLSDFGIVRLETLPALTAIGDFLGTVEYASPEQVSTSEVDQRSDIYSMGVVLYELLTGDVPFTGTTPFIVMNKHLSEPVPLPSKRRPDLPPAVEEVVLKALAKRPEDRYQSALELAAALRSAVLGASPAPASGVLRISGNADNSDLTVAEPVREAVSEVVGAGPKGRAGGPSPEGRTPWQQGPRPWEWPSQQQVQEQLTPPVSPDEETEPAPIFHEGRRLFYYSLILIALVAQFPILALLYGLSSGKGLLLADLGVLLATGVNLLTLAALGFCGVTRSSLRNVRGAIYRTSAASLIALAGATLLVGLTDAAAPWLPLLAYILLLGSNIYAVRQLGQVDVAHDQVEVAPVHWRAAAEAALTGLLPLTIILILTFATSAQHLFASHLLNMLGLLLIALVAAPTPGAVVAIETRKLSTASFIRTSACAGLFMFLAAFLLASAWGLLIARQSWFFVQFNPPWIALLLWAGLLALIGSLRGLLDAYLYLRMTPRSP